The following are encoded in a window of Microbacterium sp. LWO13-1.2 genomic DNA:
- a CDS encoding ABC transporter ATP-binding protein, giving the protein MSSDPSSTAALLPIASSARVRAALGALLRQHRGRTAAVAGLFLAASALGIVTPMCLGRIVDAVSSHAGFATIAGWVIGAGAGAIGAAIVMLWAVRMLAGLVQDMLATLREDVFASAMRLPVSAIDDGESADLLSRVTGDVDAVAEAGGNVAPTLLSAGFAISVSVVALTALDPWLALAGVAAAPFYALGTRAFLRRSRVVFREVRVREAARSQAVLDAVEAIDTLTAFNEQEHALERVRERAESSIRMQVEGVRVTNRLFRWINAGELVGLAAILSTGFLLHSAAAITVGTVTTAALLFHRLFDPVGQLIFGLDDIQRATIGLARLVGVIDLAPAAVAARESASDAAPQRSAVVEAAGIEVRDVTFRYPSTGRGISEVTLRVEQGTTAALVGTSGSGKSTLARVIAGHHPPTSGSVHLAPGGGAPYYLSQELHQFRGTIADNLRLVAPEASHEEMVAALRAVGARWAVDAMATELAEDPSANPVAPLDEGRIQQLAVARAFLADPEVVILDEATADVGLHHRDAVEEAIGVLRQGRTALLIAHRLQQAASAEQIIVFADGRATQRGTHAELLAADGPYRSSWLVQTPSTPAPQTTPEETETP; this is encoded by the coding sequence ATGAGTAGTGATCCGAGCTCGACCGCCGCGCTGCTGCCGATCGCCTCCAGCGCCCGCGTGCGTGCCGCCCTCGGAGCGCTGCTGCGACAGCACCGGGGGAGGACCGCAGCCGTCGCTGGGCTCTTCCTCGCGGCATCCGCTCTGGGGATCGTGACGCCGATGTGCCTCGGCCGCATCGTCGACGCCGTCTCGTCACACGCGGGGTTCGCCACCATCGCCGGCTGGGTGATCGGCGCCGGTGCGGGCGCCATCGGCGCGGCCATCGTGATGCTGTGGGCGGTACGGATGCTCGCCGGGCTGGTGCAGGACATGCTCGCCACCCTGCGCGAGGACGTGTTCGCCTCGGCGATGCGTCTTCCCGTGAGTGCGATCGACGACGGCGAGAGCGCCGATCTGCTCTCGCGGGTCACCGGCGACGTCGACGCCGTAGCGGAGGCTGGAGGGAACGTCGCCCCGACGCTCCTCTCGGCGGGGTTCGCGATCTCAGTCTCGGTCGTCGCGCTGACCGCTCTGGACCCCTGGCTCGCTCTCGCCGGCGTCGCCGCTGCTCCGTTCTATGCGCTCGGCACCCGTGCGTTCCTGCGGAGATCCCGCGTGGTGTTCCGCGAGGTCCGGGTGCGCGAAGCAGCCCGCAGTCAGGCGGTGCTCGATGCGGTCGAGGCCATCGACACGCTCACGGCGTTCAACGAACAGGAGCACGCGCTGGAGCGGGTGCGGGAGCGCGCCGAATCCTCGATCCGGATGCAGGTCGAGGGCGTTCGCGTGACGAATCGGCTGTTCCGGTGGATCAACGCCGGAGAACTCGTCGGCCTCGCCGCGATCCTCAGCACCGGCTTCCTGCTGCATTCCGCCGCTGCGATCACCGTGGGGACGGTCACCACGGCGGCGCTGCTCTTCCATCGGCTGTTCGACCCGGTCGGGCAGCTGATCTTCGGACTCGACGACATCCAGCGGGCGACCATCGGGCTCGCGCGACTCGTGGGGGTCATCGATCTCGCGCCTGCGGCGGTCGCGGCGCGGGAGTCGGCGTCGGATGCCGCGCCGCAGCGCTCCGCGGTCGTCGAGGCAGCGGGAATCGAAGTGCGCGATGTCACCTTCCGCTACCCGAGTACCGGTCGCGGGATCAGCGAGGTGACGCTGCGGGTGGAGCAGGGCACCACCGCGGCCCTCGTCGGGACCTCCGGGTCCGGCAAGAGCACGCTCGCCCGCGTCATCGCCGGCCACCATCCGCCGACATCGGGCAGCGTGCACCTCGCCCCGGGGGGAGGCGCCCCGTACTACCTCTCGCAGGAGCTCCACCAGTTCCGCGGCACGATCGCCGACAACCTTCGACTCGTCGCGCCCGAAGCGAGCCACGAAGAAATGGTCGCGGCTCTGCGTGCGGTCGGGGCTCGATGGGCGGTCGATGCGATGGCGACCGAGCTCGCCGAGGACCCCTCCGCGAATCCCGTCGCGCCCCTCGACGAAGGCCGTATCCAGCAACTCGCTGTCGCGCGCGCGTTCCTCGCTGACCCCGAGGTGGTGATCCTCGACGAGGCGACGGCCGATGTCGGGCTGCATCATCGCGATGCGGTGGAGGAGGCGATCGGGGTGCTGCGCCAGGGCCGCACCGCGCTGCTCATCGCGCACCGGCTGCAGCAGGCAGCGAGTGCCGAGCAGATCATCGTCTTCGCCGACGGCCGGGCGACGCAGCGCGGCACCCACGCGGAACTCCTCGCGGCGGACGGACCGTATCGCTCCTCTTGGCTCGTCCAGACGCCGAGCACGCCAGCCCCTCAGACCACCCCAGAAGAGACGGAGACTCCGTGA